In Methanosphaera sp. ISO3-F5, a genomic segment contains:
- a CDS encoding type II toxin-antitoxin system RelE family toxin — protein sequence MKYSKKPTKLFLKKLSKYSKTNKELYDNILNSLDIITKNPFNSTNRQLKSKKCPKCKRYRVGNYRIVYYVNTKKKFVEFIDVDDRANIYRKY from the coding sequence ATGAAATATTCTAAAAAACCAACAAAATTATTCTTAAAAAAGCTATCAAAATACTCAAAAACAAATAAAGAACTATATGACAATATACTCAATAGTTTAGACATTATAACCAAAAATCCATTCAATTCAACAAATAGACAATTAAAAAGTAAAAAATGTCCAAAATGTAAAAGATATCGAGTTGGAAACTATAGAATAGTATACTATGTTAATACTAAGAAAAAATTTGTTGAATTTATAGATGTGGATGATAGAGCAAATATTTACAGAAAATATTAA
- a CDS encoding CatA-like O-acetyltransferase: MGQYPKTELDIKVEELPFQDFLTSRYSMTVRVNAQKTYTYSKKNNIPFFNMTASCILEAINEIPEFKRRIIDGKVYEYEKINAISPIMQEDHSIREIEIPPLSELGSLEKYNEYIENKKKNIENNQFLVEPSLRDILPICNLSCIPWINFDSMTNIIASPNQLMPVIAWGKLVDGKIPISLTASHVFIFGYHFKLFYEKVEQYLEHPELLLNK; this comes from the coding sequence ATGGGTCAATATCCTAAAACAGAATTAGATATTAAAGTAGAAGAATTACCTTTCCAAGATTTTCTAACATCAAGATACTCCATGACAGTAAGAGTAAATGCTCAAAAAACATATACATATTCTAAAAAAAATAACATACCTTTCTTCAACATGACTGCATCATGCATCTTAGAAGCAATAAATGAAATACCTGAATTTAAAAGAAGAATAATAGATGGCAAAGTCTACGAGTATGAAAAGATAAATGCTATTAGTCCAATAATGCAAGAAGACCATAGCATTAGAGAAATAGAAATCCCCCCTCTTTCAGAACTAGGATCATTAGAAAAATATAATGAATATATAGAAAATAAGAAAAAAAATATAGAAAACAATCAATTCCTAGTTGAGCCATCATTAAGAGACATACTACCTATATGTAACTTATCTTGCATTCCTTGGATAAACTTTGACTCAATGACCAACATCATAGCCTCACCTAACCAATTAATGCCCGTTATAGCTTGGGGAAAACTAGTTGATGGAAAAATCCCTATTTCATTAACTGCAAGCCATGTATTCATATTTGGATATCATTTCAAATTATTCTATGAAAAAGTAGAACAATACTTAGAACATCCAGAATTACTATTGAATAAGTAG
- a CDS encoding helix-turn-helix transcriptional regulator, protein MGSDENLLFNQQSFEKIQYFLTSTFRVEILLELYESDKTVKNLKEILNKSESNILHYLKDFEDKDLIERNKELYTLTSKGYFTIRHIVKLISNWGSINSNLDFWDNHLYDKLPLPFVLNMELWDNSSIVENDNLDYNKPSHVYSELISKSKHIKVILPVLSTYHLEAILNSLEKNDGTLDLITSNILLKNIYASELHERFFKLKGKGKIRLWAVNQGSRLNKFLTCTEKFSSLFLIYDNGVYDDSVMLLNEDKTNVKKLNNLFDSYKETTHPQ, encoded by the coding sequence ATGGGATCTGATGAAAATTTATTATTTAATCAACAATCGTTTGAAAAAATACAGTATTTTTTAACTAGTACTTTTCGTGTAGAGATTTTGTTGGAGTTGTATGAATCAGATAAAACAGTTAAGAATCTTAAAGAAATTCTTAATAAATCTGAAAGTAATATTTTACATTACTTAAAAGACTTTGAAGATAAAGATCTTATTGAACGAAATAAAGAGTTATACACTTTAACTTCTAAAGGTTATTTCACAATCAGACATATTGTTAAACTAATCAGTAACTGGGGAAGTATTAATTCCAATTTAGATTTTTGGGATAATCATTTATATGATAAATTACCTTTACCATTTGTTTTAAATATGGAATTATGGGATAATTCTTCAATAGTAGAAAATGATAATCTCGATTATAATAAGCCATCCCATGTTTATTCAGAATTAATATCAAAATCTAAGCATATAAAAGTAATATTGCCTGTATTATCCACATATCATTTAGAAGCAATTCTAAATTCACTAGAAAAAAATGATGGAACATTAGACTTAATTACATCTAATATCCTTTTAAAAAATATATATGCCTCCGAGCTTCATGAAAGGTTTTTTAAACTAAAAGGTAAAGGAAAAATCAGATTATGGGCAGTAAATCAGGGAAGTAGATTGAATAAATTTTTAACTTGTACCGAAAAATTTTCATCATTATTCCTAATATATGATAATGGAGTTTATGATGACTCCGTAATGTTATTAAACGAAGATAAAACGAATGTTAAAAAATTAAATAATTTATTTGATTCATATAAAGAAACTACGCATCCTCAATAG
- a CDS encoding MATE family efflux transporter, whose product MKEKFSKREETEGVNLLRGNPKEAVLKLSIPLMLSMMIISLYNIIDSFWIAGLGADELAAVGFVIPLEFLIISIGTSMGAGITSVVSKYIGQKDDKMADNSATHSVILSLIVSIIVTVIFTVFMKELLICMGARGMALNYAMQYARIYFVGSIFVVMPNALYGLLRSEGDNKRTMYVMVFCAVINMILDPIFIYSLDMGMFGAALSTVLSLIMVLFVIIYWIYIKKDTYLKPTLSHFNYKPEIFRDILKVAIPSICEMIFITFITAMMHFIILAVSTTDSVAVFENGWRMVTLATEPMMAISVALISIIATNYGAQKYENMRIAYNYSMKIGTILGVLSLVVFLVFAPQIAYIFSYGETSIRLFEPTVEFFHIFAWFFIVFPGGVISTYMFQGLGKGTTSLIFTIIREAICATLFAVLFGVILKWGINGVWFGILVGYTIGGLIAIISANNYLNKLVKENKTENTS is encoded by the coding sequence ATGAAAGAAAAATTTTCAAAAAGAGAAGAAACTGAAGGAGTAAATTTATTAAGAGGAAATCCAAAAGAAGCAGTACTAAAATTATCAATACCATTGATGTTATCAATGATGATAATATCGTTATATAATATTATTGACTCTTTTTGGATAGCAGGATTAGGGGCAGATGAATTAGCTGCAGTAGGATTTGTCATACCACTTGAATTTTTAATAATCAGTATAGGAACATCAATGGGTGCAGGTATAACATCTGTTGTATCAAAATATATTGGACAAAAAGATGATAAAATGGCTGATAACTCAGCAACACATTCAGTCATATTGTCATTAATAGTCTCCATAATTGTAACGGTTATATTTACAGTTTTCATGAAAGAATTACTTATTTGTATGGGTGCAAGAGGCATGGCTCTTAATTATGCAATGCAATATGCACGTATATACTTTGTAGGAAGTATATTTGTTGTAATGCCAAATGCTTTATATGGGCTGCTAAGATCAGAAGGAGATAACAAACGTACAATGTATGTAATGGTATTTTGTGCAGTAATAAATATGATACTTGATCCAATATTTATATACTCACTTGATATGGGAATGTTTGGAGCAGCATTATCAACGGTATTATCATTAATAATGGTGCTTTTTGTAATAATCTACTGGATTTACATCAAAAAGGACACTTATCTAAAACCAACATTATCTCACTTTAACTACAAACCGGAAATATTCCGAGATATACTAAAAGTAGCCATTCCATCTATATGTGAGATGATATTTATAACATTTATCACAGCTATGATGCACTTTATAATACTTGCAGTATCAACAACAGATTCAGTAGCAGTATTTGAAAATGGATGGAGAATGGTAACACTTGCAACAGAACCAATGATGGCAATATCTGTTGCATTAATCTCAATAATTGCAACAAACTATGGAGCACAAAAATATGAAAACATGAGGATAGCTTATAATTACTCTATGAAAATAGGAACAATATTAGGTGTACTATCATTAGTAGTATTTTTAGTATTTGCACCACAAATTGCATACATATTCTCCTATGGAGAAACAAGCATAAGACTATTTGAACCAACAGTAGAATTCTTCCACATATTTGCATGGTTCTTCATAGTGTTCCCAGGAGGAGTAATATCCACATATATGTTTCAGGGTCTCGGAAAAGGGACAACGTCTCTTATATTCACAATAATCAGAGAAGCAATATGTGCAACACTGTTTGCAGTACTGTTTGGAGTAATACTAAAATGGGGAATAAATGGAGTATGGTTTGGAATTCTTGTTGGATATACTATTGGAGGATTAATAGCAATAATATCTGCAAATAACTATTTAAATAAACTAGTAAAAGAAAATAAAACAGAAAATACCTCTTAA
- a CDS encoding VWA domain-containing protein encodes MNKIVLLSNYLRKEGMPVSIRSTSLAMEVVETLGKSMTVNELYNSLKVIYVKNLEDYDKFDRVFNKIFTNVNIKSRKNNRKKQDHEEVVLEEVTGEDLIFNQNEDLDQLEQLYDEMIEYNSETKASQGKLVNQSMLLLDNFDQRLFELCKKLSRKIANKRSKRRKKNNSHHIDMTRTIRANIKNGGHIMKLIYDKPPMKKTKHIFLCDVSGSCEWVTSWFFLLLYGCINTFDKVKVYDFDNRLIDVTDLLLNEHFGTIGQVNVAQRSKGILCYGQSDMVKSFKEFLDEAEITHRTDIIILTDCRDWKGKRVNGVLESATLMKHMVQKANRVIILNPEKKIRWNNATSCVQDYEDVGVEIYETSSLDKFEKVISQL; translated from the coding sequence ATGAATAAAATAGTTTTACTTTCAAATTATCTTAGAAAAGAAGGAATGCCAGTAAGTATTAGAAGCACGTCATTAGCAATGGAAGTAGTCGAAACATTAGGTAAATCAATGACAGTTAACGAATTATATAACTCACTGAAAGTAATATATGTTAAAAACCTCGAAGACTATGATAAATTTGACAGAGTTTTCAATAAAATTTTTACAAACGTAAACATAAAATCTAGAAAAAATAACAGAAAAAAACAGGATCATGAAGAAGTAGTACTAGAAGAAGTAACTGGTGAAGACTTAATATTTAATCAAAATGAAGATCTAGACCAACTTGAACAATTATATGATGAAATGATAGAATATAACTCTGAAACTAAAGCATCTCAGGGAAAATTAGTCAATCAAAGTATGTTACTATTAGATAATTTTGATCAAAGATTATTTGAGTTATGCAAAAAACTCAGCAGAAAAATAGCCAATAAACGTTCAAAAAGAAGAAAAAAGAATAACTCGCACCATATTGACATGACTAGAACAATCAGGGCAAACATAAAAAATGGGGGACATATAATGAAATTAATATATGATAAACCTCCGATGAAAAAGACAAAACATATCTTTCTATGCGATGTTAGCGGATCCTGTGAATGGGTTACATCCTGGTTTTTCTTATTATTATACGGATGCATAAACACATTTGATAAAGTAAAAGTATATGACTTTGACAACAGATTAATTGATGTAACAGATTTATTACTAAATGAACACTTTGGAACTATAGGACAAGTAAATGTAGCACAACGTAGCAAGGGAATATTATGTTATGGACAATCAGACATGGTAAAATCATTTAAAGAATTTCTTGATGAGGCAGAAATAACTCATCGTACTGATATCATTATATTAACCGATTGCAGGGACTGGAAAGGAAAACGAGTAAATGGAGTATTAGAAAGTGCAACACTCATGAAACATATGGTACAAAAAGCAAATCGTGTCATAATATTAAATCCTGAAAAGAAAATTAGGTGGAATAATGCCACAAGTTGTGTACAAGACTACGAAGATGTAGGAGTCGAAATATACGAAACTTCTAGTCTTGATAAATTTGAAAAAGTAATAAGTCAATTATAA